The region TTACTAAAAAATATACAATGATCATTGCATTAGTTTTGGTTACTATGTTCTTTTTCATAAAAACAGGAGGTAAAGTCCTCTGGCCACAAAATGTGAGTAACTTGGTTTCTCAGAATGCCTATGTATTTGTCTTAGCTTCCGGTATGCTGTTTTGTATCTTAACTGGCGGAAATATTGATTTATCCATTGGCTCCGTAGTTTGTTTTGTGGGATCCATCGGTGCCACGATGATGGAGACTAAAGGATTAAATTTTGTTGTATCAATCATCATTATGATAAGTTTCGGATTATTAATAGGAGCATGGCAGGGATTTTGGATTGCATATGTAAGAATCCCCCCATTTATCGTAACTTTGGCTGGTATGCTAGTATTTCGAGGGTTATCAAATATCGTATTGCAGGGACTTACCGTACCACTTACGAATCAGACTTATATAAAGTTATTTGGTGGTGGTGCAGAATGTTATGTCCCAGATATTTTTGGTATGAAGGGTTTTAACTTAACTTGTATGCTATTTGGTATTCTTATATGTATTATTTATATTTTATTACAATGCAAAAGCCGTATAAACAAAACGAGAAAGGGCTATGAGACAGAACCACTACATACAATGCTACTCAAAGTAATAGTAATCTGCTTGACTATCTTAGCATTTTTCTTCCGTCTTTCTCAATATGAAGGTATTCCAACCGCTTTAATTTGGGTACTAATTGTTGTTCTAGTATATGGTTATATTTCATCAAAAACAACCGTGGGTCGTCACTTTTACGCTGTTGGTGGTAATGAAAAGGCAACAAGACTTTCTGGCATTAATACAAATCGTGTCTATTTTCTCGCCTATTTAAATATGGGATTTTTATCAGCGATTGCTGGTATGTTAACGATTGCAAGATTGACCTCAGCACAACCAACCTATGGAGCGAACTATGAGATGGATGCGATAGGTGCCTGCTTTATTGGAGGGGCTAGTGCTTATGGTGGTATTGGTACGATTCCTGGAGTAATTGTCGGAGCGGTATTAATGGGTGTGATAAATCTAGGCATGAGTATTATGAGCGTAGATGCAAACTATCAAAAGGTTGTAAAAGGCTTAGTGCTACTTGCAGCAGTAATATTCGATGTTGTTTCAAAGCGTAGCGAGAGAAAAGCTTAAATTAAAATTGATAGAGATTTAAACGAAGAGTCTAACATACTAGACTCTTCGTTTTTCACCTCTTACTTCCACTTTTTATAAAGGAAGTATTGACCTATATTAAGTCCTTATTTCTAAAGGAATTAATAATGAAATTCCAATTAGGACAGTGTAGGATTGACTATAGAGCCAACTTATGCTATTGTTTTTAAATGCGAAATTAGAATAGAAAAAAATGAGGGAGAAGACAGAACTTCCTCATTTTTATGTTAGGATTAGGCTTGGCCTAAGGATGAGAGGAGTAACAATGAGTTCAAATAGTAATATACCCCAGATGAAGGAGAATTTAACAAAACTGGTAAATGGGAAAAAAGAAGTAACACTCTCAGAGTGTCTTTCCTATAGTACCCGCGATGAATTGGTGCAGATTGCAGCAGAAAATGGCTATGCATTGAAGAAAAGCTTACGCAAACAAGAAATGATCGATGTTTTAGTAAGTGAAATTACCAAAGCGTTTTCCGCCATGTTAGATGGTATGATTATGGCTCAATTCGAATCAATCATTTTTGCATTACGGTCTCACCAATCTAAGATTATGCCTTCGGATAATTTATACTACTTAACAAATCGTGGTTTTGTTTATTGGATGGCAGCAGGTAGTAAAAGTGAGGAAGCGCCAACTTTATTATTTCCAAGTGAGTTAATACAATTAGCTCTTGCTTCATTTACAGAAGAGGGAATGTCTGAGGTAACTGAGCGTGAAACAATTTATCTAATGCTTCAGGCGATGTGTAATCTATATGGGACATTTCCTGTTAAGCTATTACATGAGCTTTATCAAAAGTATAATGATAATACGAAAATGAATGAGAACGTTCTGGC is a window of Lachnoclostridium phytofermentans ISDg DNA encoding:
- the mmsB gene encoding multiple monosaccharide ABC transporter permease codes for the protein MDKEKVMNFTKKYTMIIALVLVTMFFFIKTGGKVLWPQNVSNLVSQNAYVFVLASGMLFCILTGGNIDLSIGSVVCFVGSIGATMMETKGLNFVVSIIIMISFGLLIGAWQGFWIAYVRIPPFIVTLAGMLVFRGLSNIVLQGLTVPLTNQTYIKLFGGGAECYVPDIFGMKGFNLTCMLFGILICIIYILLQCKSRINKTRKGYETEPLHTMLLKVIVICLTILAFFFRLSQYEGIPTALIWVLIVVLVYGYISSKTTVGRHFYAVGGNEKATRLSGINTNRVYFLAYLNMGFLSAIAGMLTIARLTSAQPTYGANYEMDAIGACFIGGASAYGGIGTIPGVIVGAVLMGVINLGMSIMSVDANYQKVVKGLVLLAAVIFDVVSKRSERKA
- a CDS encoding YecA family protein, whose product is MSSNSNIPQMKENLTKLVNGKKEVTLSECLSYSTRDELVQIAAENGYALKKSLRKQEMIDVLVSEITKAFSAMLDGMIMAQFESIIFALRSHQSKIMPSDNLYYLTNRGFVYWMAAGSKSEEAPTLLFPSELIQLALASFTEEGMSEVTERETIYLMLQAMCNLYGTFPVKLLHELYQKYNDNTKMNENVLAKVLEPSLDRFQEFYQMNDYIVPEFLVEEEAYQTILSQSEGMEYYIPTFEELLYYASHEVDEECEQYKDVYSFFQTKTKDSNTLDKLMKGLGCLCVQDAMPSYMMSEVNNAGVIFEDIEEANQLLCLLTDLSNHTIKWVYKGNTPVAVGKLNAYPNPLTKKNEPVVKDEPKVYPNDPCPCGSGKKYKKCCAR